GGCGGCGACAGTCATGGGCTCGGGGATGGGCGTACCTTCGACCGTAAGGCTACCGACATCAAATGAGTCGCTACCACCATTGTGGCTGAAAGTAAAGCCAACGATGAGTGTAGATGCCGTGCTCACGTCTAGGCCATTAACACTGACAGCCTGATTCGTAGCCGTGGCGTCTTCGACACCTGCACCAAAGTCCGTAAAGTTCACGCCACCATCGGTGGAGAAGAAAAAGTTAGAGAACTCCGCACCGGTATTGAAAAAGCCGCTAAACGTGCCGGCAATATCGACGGTGGCGACCGCTGAAACATCAATCGCATCGGACTCAAATGTTCCCAGTCCACCCCAGTCAGCCGAAGTAAAAACACCAGCCGAAAACTCTGCCGTGTTACCGCCGCTGTCAGTCAAGAGGTCACCCCAAGTAAAGGTACCATTACCAAGATCAACGCCACCAGCGGTCGGCGGGGCAGCGTCCGTGTCAGCGGAACTGTGAGATAGAGCCACATCGTCCGTATCAGCAAGAGTAAAAAGGGTTGCTGCGTGTGAGAGGCTGCTAGCAAAAGCCGCGACGCTGGCGGCGATGATTGCGTGTTTGATGTTCATTTGATCTCTAAATCCCTGCCCCACCGGGGCACTGCAGGTTGCATTTTCCTCAGCCCTTTCACGGTACCTCCACCGACGGGCCACCTGATCTCTTTCGGCCGCAGCCTACGGGTCGCCGCCACATTTGGGAAGAAGAATCTGTGTAAATATTGCGTTTGCGCGGCGATAGCGCGGTTTTTCGCCGATTTGCACCGTCTGGTAGGGTCACGGGGATGGACGTGCTGCTCATCGCCGGCCTGTCGGCCCTCGCCTTCATCGTGGCGTACCACACTTACGGTAAGTGGCTCGGGGGCAAGATCTTCCGACTCTCGGCATCGGCGGTGACCCCGGCATGTGGGATGCGAGATGGGTCGGATTACGTTCCGACGTCCAAGGCGGTCGTCTTCGGGCACCACTTCACGAGCATCGCGGGGACGGGGCCGATCGTGGGGCCGGCGATTGCGGTGATGTGGGGGTGGGTGCCGGCGCTTTTGTGGGTGATCTTCGGGTCGATCTTCATCGGGGCGGTCCACGACTTCGGGGCGTTGGTCGTGTCGCTACGGAACCAGGGGAAAACCGTCGGCGAGATCGCGGGGGTGGTGATCTCGCCGCGGGTACGGGTGTTGTTTCTGTGCGTGTTGTTTCTGTGTCTGCTTATCGTGATCGCGATCTTCGGGTTGGTGATCGCGAGCGTCCTGCGACAATACCCGCCGGCGATTTTCCCGGTCGTGGTGCAGATCCCGATCGCGGTGGTCATCGGCTTGTGGCTGCACCGGCGTGGCGTGTCGATCGTGCTGCCATCCATTCTCGCGCTGGGGCTGATGTACGTGACGGTCGTCTTCGGCGACGTCGGCCTCCTGCACACGTTCAACGAGACGCTCGCCGCCCTGCCGCTTTGGGCGTGGGTGCTGGGGTTGTTGGCGTATGGGTACGTGGCGAGCGTGTTGCCGGTGTGGACGCTGCTGCAGCCGCGGGACTTCATCAATGCGTTGCAGCTGCTGACGGCGCTGGGATTGGTGGTGGTCGGGCTGATCGCGGCGGCGTTGCTCGGGGGAGCGCCGCCGGTGGAGGGGGCGGAGCGGGTGCCGTTGTCGGTGGTGGCCCCGGCGGTGAACCTCGACCCGGCCGGTGCCCCGCCGATCTGGCCGTTCCTGTTCATCACCATCGCCTGCGGCGCCTGCAGCGGCTTCCACTGCCTGGTCAGCAGCGGTACGTCCAGCAAGCAACTCAAGTCCGAACCCGACGCCCGGTTCGTCGGCTATGGGAGCATGCTGACCGAGGGGTTTTTGGCCGTGATCGTGATCCTGGCGTGCGTGGCGGGGTTGGGGCTGGGGACGCAAATGACGTGGGTCCAACAGTTCGTACCACGCGTTACTGACACCGAACATGCGCATGTGGGAGGCTCCAGCCAGATGGATGTGATCAGAAATGCCGGTGAATTCCCGAGCTTCCAGTTTATTCCAAACCAATACGACTACAGAACAAAGCAGACAGCTTCGAAGCTTTACGGTAAGCACAAGCCCAACGACGCGTACGAGGTGCTCGACACCGCAGACGGACCCGCGAGGTTCGGGCCGGCGTGGGTCATGTTGGATGATGACGGCCCGGTCGCTGTCGCGACTAGGGAGATGGCATTCAGGGACCGCTACGCCTCCTGGCAATCGGCCGGCGGCCTCGGGGCGAAGGTCGGGGCGTTCGTGGACGGGGCGGGGAACTTCGTCGCGGCCATCGGCATCCCGATCTCGGTCGCGACGGCGTTGATGGCGGTGCTGGTCGCAAGCTTCGCCGGCACGACGCTGGACACGGCGGTGCGGCTGCAGCGGTACGTGTGCGAGGAGTTGTGGGGGGTGCTGACGAGCCGCGACCGTGAGGGAGCGACGCGGGCGCAGCCCGCAACTCAAGGCGAGATCGAACGTGTCGGCGAAGAGATGCCGGCTACGCCGGCATCGCTCCCTCACGGTCGCGGCTCGTTGTTGCCCCATGTGGCCACGGCGATTGCCGTGCTCACTGCAGCTGCACTCGCGGCGGTGCCCCCGGACGGGGTTTGGTCGATCGAGGGGTACGGCAAGGGCGGGCTGGTGCTCTGGCCGCTCTTCGGGGCGACGAACCAGTTGCTGGCCGGGCTGGCGTTCGCGGTGATCCTGTTCTACCTGCGACGCCGCCGCATCGCGACGTGGTTCCTCATCGGGCCGATGGCGTTCATGCTCATCATGCCGGCGTGGGCGATGCTCGTGGAGATGCCGGGCTGGATCGAAGAAGAGCGCTACGTCCTGGCCGGCATCGGCGGGGCGTGCCTCGCGCTGGAACTGTGGATGGTCGTCGAGGCGGCACTGCTCTGGAAGTCGGCCAAGGGCGTTGTTGAGCCCGCCGAGCCACGCGGGTTCGATGTCGTATTGCGGCCCTGACGCATGGCCGATTACGATAACCCCATGATCCAGCACATCCGCAGGAGCCTCGCGTGCCTGTTGCCGTTGATCGTTCTGGGCTGCTCACCGGTCACGCTGGACAAGCCGTTCGGCGAGCCGGTGCCCACGACGCGGAGCGGGCTGGCCGGCTGGTGGACGGCACCGGTCGAAGCCGACGCCGATGCGGATGATGGCGTTTTTCTCCGCGTGACCGAAGGGGCTGACGGCGGCTACGAAGCAACGTTCCTCGGGGAGGTTGATGACGGGCAGTCTGGTGCGGTCGAGTTACGACAGGTCGGTCGCCACTGGTTCGTGTTTCTGAGTGTTGAGAACGCCGGGGAACCGGTGACGGCGTGGTCGGTGTTATGGCTGGTCAACACGCCGGCGGACGACGAGGAAGGCGAACCGCCTGACGTGCTTGTCCTCGCACCGGCGCGGGCAGACGTCTGGGCCACGGCCATTGAGGACGGGAAGCTGGACGGCAGTGCCAATCGACCCGAGAAAGCGGCGAACGAGGACCGCGATTCGCCGGCCGATCCCATGTTTGGCATCGCCGAGGCGCTCGCGTCTGTGCCGAGGGTGCAAGTAACCGCCTCCGAAAAGCAGCTCGCGGACTGGCTTGAAAAAGTCAGCGTCGGCGAAGCGTTCGACACGTCCGAGGTGGGTGTGCTCTACCGGCTCGGAACCGTCCAGCTACCGACAAAGTTGCCATCGGACTAATTCATGAAGTCCCCGACTCGCGGAAATCGCCATACCGAAACGATTTGTCATGGCATGTCGGATTGCCGGATGGTACGCTGCAAGCAAATCCGGTGCCGCCATGGCATCGGATCGCCTCGCGGGGACCGAAGGAGTACGACCCATGGCCATGTCGATGAACCAGAGCCAGTCCATGCGGATGGATCAGCGGCAGCTTTTGACGCCGCGGATGATCCAGTCCATGGAGATCCTCCAGATGCCGCTGGCTCAGCTGGAAGAGCGCATCGAACAGGAACTGCAACAGAATCCCACGCTCGAACTCAAGGAGAAGCGTGGCGACGAAAAGGACCGCAACAAGGATGAGAACGGCGAACCGCTCCTCAAGGACAACGAAGTCCTCGAGGTCAACGGCACCGACAACGGGAGCGAGGAAGACTTCGCCCGGCTGGAAAAGATCGCCGACTACCTGGAAAACGAGGAATGGAGCAGCGGCCCGTCGTTCGGCCCGGGAGCGAGCAGCTACGCCGGCGAACGGGACGGCAAGCTCGACGCGATGGCCAACACCGCCGCCCGGTCCGGCACGCTCGGTGAGGAGTTGCTCGACCAGTGGCGGTTCGTCGAGGCCGCGCCTTCGGTCCGCAAGGCGGGCGAGATCCTGATCGGGTACATCGACGCCGACGGGTATATCCGCCAGACGCTGGAGGAAGTCGTCGAGCAAGCCGAGCAAAGCAACGGACGCACCGCCCTGCCGCCGATGGATGATTTCACCACGGCGTTGGGCCTGATCCAGCGGACGCTCGATCCGGCCGGCGTGGGCGCGCGAAACCTGCGCGAGTGCCTGCTGATCCAGCTTGCCCACATCGAGCAGGACCCGGAGATGGCCGAGGGGCACGACCTCGACCTCGAACGCGAACTGGTGCGTGACCATCTCAAGGACCTGGAGATGAACCGCTATCCGCAGATTTCCAAGCGGACCGGGCGCGACATCGAGACGCTTAAACGGGCCGTCGCCCGCCTCGGTCGCCTGCACCCGCACCCCGGCCGACAGGTCGGCGGCGACAACGGTGTCGCCATCACGCCCGACGCGATCATCACCTATAACGAGGACACCGGGAACTACGACATCCAAATGACATATGACCCGGCCCCCAATCTCTACATCCGCGGCATGTACCGCAAGATGCTCAAGGAAAAAGGCACCGACAAAACCACCAAGGAGTTCCTCACCGAGAACGTCCGCAACGCCAAGTGGTTGCTCGAATCCATCCAGCAGCGCCGCAGTACCATCGAGCGAGTGATCGAGCGAGTCGTGCATCACCAGCGTGACTTCTTCGACAAGGGCGCGGAGTTTCTCAAGCCGTTGCCGATGATCCAGGTCGGCGAGGAGCTCGGCATCCACGTCGCCACCGTGAGCCGGGCCGTGGCCGAGAAGCACATCCAAACGCCCAAGGGCATCTTCCCCCTGCGCCGTTTCTTCTCCGGCGGCACCACCACCGAGGACGGGCAGGACATGTCCTGGGACGCGGTCAAGGAAAAGCTCAAGACCATCGTTAACGAGGAAGACAAGTCCGACCCGCTCAGCGACGACCAGATCGTCGAGAAGCTCAACGAGCAAGGCATCGAACTCGCCCGCCGAACTGTGGCCAAATACCGCAAGCTGCTGAACCTCCCAACGGCCCGGCAGCGCAAGGAGTACTGAACCGCCACCGACGCGGGCCGGCCTACGCTGACCGCTCATGCAGTTACCCCTGGGCGAACTCGCCGCGCTGGGTGCGGCGGCGGTGTGGGCCGTTGGCACCGTGATCTTCGCCCATGCCGGGCGGAACGTCCCCGCACTCGCGCTCAACCTCGTCAAAGGCGTGCTCGCCCTGCCGCTGATCGTCATCGCGGCTTTGATCCTGCCCACCCAGTGGGGCCAGCCGTCGTTCGAAGCATTGCTGCTCTTTGGCGTCTCGGGGGCGCTCGGCATCGGTGTGGGCGACACGTGCTACTTCGCCGCGCTGCGACGCATCGGTGCCACGCGGACCGCGCTGCTGTTCATGGCATCGACGCCGATCGCGGTGCTGCTCTCGACGTTCGCGCTCGGCGAGCCGATCAACGTCTTCGCGATCCTCGGCATCGCACTGACGATCGCCGGCATCCTGTGGGTCATCGCCGAGCGTGCCACGGCCACGGACGCGCAGGCCAGCCGCAAGCTCGTCGCCGTCGGCATCACGTTCGGTCTCGCGGCGGCCGCGCTTCAGGCCGTCGGGCTCATCCTCAACCGGCAGGCGTTCAACCTCGCCACCGACACGTCCGAAGCCTGGGCAACAGTCCTGCGGCTCGCCTGTGGGTGCGCGGCCCTCGCGCTCGTGCTGTCCCTGCTCAACAACAAGCCCCTCGCCGACGCACGCCGCTGGCCGTGGAAGCTCATCGTCATCGGCATGGTGCTCGGAACTTTCACCGGGCTGCTGTTGCAACAGTTCTCCGTCAAACACGCGGTCAACGCAGGCATCGCCCAGACGCTACTCAACACGACACCGCTGTTCGTGCTGCCGATCGCCCCGCTCATCGGCGAGCGGGTGTCCCGGCGGGCAGTGTTGGGCGCGATCGTCGCGATGGCCGGCGTGAGCGTGTTGCTGTGGAGTGTGACGTGAGGTTGATCACGTTTGCTTGCAACTTCGCCGGACGCGCCGGATAACGTCGCGGAAGGATCCTCTCGCTTTGCTCAAGACCATTCTGAAAGTTCTCGGCGTCCTCGTGGCGGTGGTGCTGTTGCTGGGCGTGATCGCGGCGGTGGCGCTGCCGGTGCTGGGACGGGTGTTTGCCGGCCAGACGCAGGTCGAGCCCGTCATTGCGCGGACCGAAGCGGTGGTGATCGGCGAGCTCATCGAGATCGTCAGCGCACCGGGCCAGCTCGAACCGAGCGAGGAGGTGCAGATCTCGGCCCGCACCAGTGCCCGCATCCAAGAACTGCTCGTCGAGGAAGGCGACAGCGTGAAAGCGGGCGATGTGCTCGTTCGGCTCGATGCGACGGACCTGCAAGCGGTGCTCCGGGCTCGCAAGGCGCAATACGCCTCGCAGGAGGTCGACATTGCCGTCAACACCGCCCGGCTCGACGCGGTCGAAGCCGCCATCGACGCCGACCGCGCCCGGCTCGAGGAAGCCGAGCGCGACCTCAACCGCAAGCGTGCCCTGTTCGAGAGCGCGGACATCAGCATGGCCGAGGTCGAACGGGCCGAGGCGATGTTCACCCAAAACAGCGCGCAGCTCCGCAGTGCCGAGAAACAACTCGCCGCCGACCGCGCCAGCCTCGAAGCCCAACGTTTCCGCCTCGCCGTCGCCCAGGCCGACATCGACCGTGCCGAGGACGAACTTTCGTACACCGTCATCACAACGCCCATCGACGGCACCGTGACGCAGATCAACGGCGAGGTCGGCGAGGTCGTCGTCGTGGGCACGATGAACAATGCCGGCACGATGATCCTGGAAGTGGCCGA
Above is a window of Planctomycetota bacterium DNA encoding:
- a CDS encoding efflux RND transporter periplasmic adaptor subunit, which encodes MLKTILKVLGVLVAVVLLLGVIAAVALPVLGRVFAGQTQVEPVIARTEAVVIGELIEIVSAPGQLEPSEEVQISARTSARIQELLVEEGDSVKAGDVLVRLDATDLQAVLRARKAQYASQEVDIAVNTARLDAVEAAIDADRARLEEAERDLNRKRALFESADISMAEVERAEAMFTQNSAQLRSAEKQLAADRASLEAQRFRLAVAQADIDRAEDELSYTVITTPIDGTVTQINGEVGEVVVVGTMNNAGTMILEVADLDEMEVVAQIDEQDVAEVKAGQTAEVFIDAYGDRTFNGTVRSVALAQTLGATGVSGGGKTFEARILIDTHGERLITDLTANVEVRTKVLDGVLKVPSQAVVGRVVDELPSGARDKPEVASDQLVTAVVYVVRDGKAFVTPVEVGASDLTHTVIEAGVAEGDVILTGPYTLLETVRDGDTLTMEDATPEASDDESEDGAS
- a CDS encoding DMT family transporter, which gives rise to MQLPLGELAALGAAAVWAVGTVIFAHAGRNVPALALNLVKGVLALPLIVIAALILPTQWGQPSFEALLLFGVSGALGIGVGDTCYFAALRRIGATRTALLFMASTPIAVLLSTFALGEPINVFAILGIALTIAGILWVIAERATATDAQASRKLVAVGITFGLAAAALQAVGLILNRQAFNLATDTSEAWATVLRLACGCAALALVLSLLNNKPLADARRWPWKLIVIGMVLGTFTGLLLQQFSVKHAVNAGIAQTLLNTTPLFVLPIAPLIGERVSRRAVLGAIVAMAGVSVLLWSVT
- a CDS encoding PEP-CTERM sorting domain-containing protein (PEP-CTERM proteins occur, often in large numbers, in the proteomes of bacteria that also encode an exosortase, a predicted intramembrane cysteine proteinase. The presence of a PEP-CTERM domain at a protein's C-terminus predicts cleavage within the sorting domain, followed by covalent anchoring to some some component of the (usually Gram-negative) cell surface. Many PEP-CTERM proteins exhibit an unusual sequence composition that includes large numbers of potential glycosylation sites. Expression of one such protein has been shown restore the ability of a bacterium to form floc, a type of biofilm.), which codes for MNIKHAIIAASVAAFASSLSHAATLFTLADTDDVALSHSSADTDAAPPTAGGVDLGNGTFTWGDLLTDSGGNTAEFSAGVFTSADWGGLGTFESDAIDVSAVATVDIAGTFSGFFNTGAEFSNFFFSTDGGVNFTDFGAGVEDATATNQAVSVNGLDVSTASTLIVGFTFSHNGGSDSFDVGSLTVEGTPIPEPMTVAAGLLGIGGIMLRRRSAV
- a CDS encoding carbon starvation protein A; its protein translation is MDVLLIAGLSALAFIVAYHTYGKWLGGKIFRLSASAVTPACGMRDGSDYVPTSKAVVFGHHFTSIAGTGPIVGPAIAVMWGWVPALLWVIFGSIFIGAVHDFGALVVSLRNQGKTVGEIAGVVISPRVRVLFLCVLFLCLLIVIAIFGLVIASVLRQYPPAIFPVVVQIPIAVVIGLWLHRRGVSIVLPSILALGLMYVTVVFGDVGLLHTFNETLAALPLWAWVLGLLAYGYVASVLPVWTLLQPRDFINALQLLTALGLVVVGLIAAALLGGAPPVEGAERVPLSVVAPAVNLDPAGAPPIWPFLFITIACGACSGFHCLVSSGTSSKQLKSEPDARFVGYGSMLTEGFLAVIVILACVAGLGLGTQMTWVQQFVPRVTDTEHAHVGGSSQMDVIRNAGEFPSFQFIPNQYDYRTKQTASKLYGKHKPNDAYEVLDTADGPARFGPAWVMLDDDGPVAVATREMAFRDRYASWQSAGGLGAKVGAFVDGAGNFVAAIGIPISVATALMAVLVASFAGTTLDTAVRLQRYVCEELWGVLTSRDREGATRAQPATQGEIERVGEEMPATPASLPHGRGSLLPHVATAIAVLTAAALAAVPPDGVWSIEGYGKGGLVLWPLFGATNQLLAGLAFAVILFYLRRRRIATWFLIGPMAFMLIMPAWAMLVEMPGWIEEERYVLAGIGGACLALELWMVVEAALLWKSAKGVVEPAEPRGFDVVLRP
- the rpoN gene encoding RNA polymerase factor sigma-54, translating into MAMSMNQSQSMRMDQRQLLTPRMIQSMEILQMPLAQLEERIEQELQQNPTLELKEKRGDEKDRNKDENGEPLLKDNEVLEVNGTDNGSEEDFARLEKIADYLENEEWSSGPSFGPGASSYAGERDGKLDAMANTAARSGTLGEELLDQWRFVEAAPSVRKAGEILIGYIDADGYIRQTLEEVVEQAEQSNGRTALPPMDDFTTALGLIQRTLDPAGVGARNLRECLLIQLAHIEQDPEMAEGHDLDLERELVRDHLKDLEMNRYPQISKRTGRDIETLKRAVARLGRLHPHPGRQVGGDNGVAITPDAIITYNEDTGNYDIQMTYDPAPNLYIRGMYRKMLKEKGTDKTTKEFLTENVRNAKWLLESIQQRRSTIERVIERVVHHQRDFFDKGAEFLKPLPMIQVGEELGIHVATVSRAVAEKHIQTPKGIFPLRRFFSGGTTTEDGQDMSWDAVKEKLKTIVNEEDKSDPLSDDQIVEKLNEQGIELARRTVAKYRKLLNLPTARQRKEY